In Rhizobium lusitanum, a genomic segment contains:
- a CDS encoding 1-aminocyclopropane-1-carboxylate deaminase, translated as MLEKFERYPLTFGPTHIEKLARLSEHLGGKVELYAKREDCNSGLAFGGNKLRKLEYIIPDAIASNADTLVSIGGVQSNHTRMIAAVAAKIGFKCRLVQESWVPHEDAVYDRVGNILLSRIMGADVQIVDEGFDIGIRQSWEDAIEDVKAKGGKPYPIPAGASVHKYGGLGYVGFAEEVRVQEEELGFKFDYIVVCTVTGSTHAGMTVGFAKDGRERQVIGIDASFTPEQTKAQVLEIAQRTAELVELGRELSSDDIVLIEDYAYPVYGVPSDETKEAIRLCARLEGMITDPVYEGKSMQGMIDLVKKGYFPVGSKVLYAHLGGAPAINGYAYTFRNG; from the coding sequence ATGCTGGAGAAATTCGAGCGCTATCCGCTCACATTTGGTCCGACCCATATCGAGAAGCTGGCACGGCTTTCCGAACATCTCGGCGGCAAGGTAGAGCTCTATGCCAAGCGGGAGGACTGCAATTCCGGACTGGCATTCGGGGGCAACAAGCTGCGCAAGCTGGAATATATCATTCCCGATGCGATTGCCTCGAACGCGGACACACTGGTGTCGATTGGCGGGGTTCAATCCAACCATACGCGCATGATCGCCGCCGTTGCCGCCAAGATCGGCTTCAAGTGCCGGCTCGTGCAGGAAAGCTGGGTTCCGCATGAGGATGCGGTCTATGACCGCGTCGGCAACATTTTGCTCAGCCGCATCATGGGCGCGGATGTGCAGATCGTCGACGAAGGCTTCGACATCGGCATTCGGCAGAGCTGGGAAGACGCCATCGAAGACGTCAAGGCCAAGGGCGGCAAGCCCTATCCGATCCCGGCCGGTGCATCCGTGCACAAATATGGCGGGCTTGGCTATGTCGGCTTTGCCGAGGAGGTTCGTGTCCAGGAGGAAGAGCTTGGTTTCAAGTTCGATTACATCGTCGTCTGCACGGTGACGGGCTCCACCCATGCGGGGATGACCGTCGGCTTTGCCAAGGATGGCCGCGAGCGCCAGGTCATCGGCATCGACGCATCCTTTACGCCCGAGCAGACCAAGGCGCAGGTGCTGGAAATTGCCCAGCGCACCGCCGAATTGGTCGAACTCGGCCGGGAACTCTCTTCCGACGATATCGTCCTGATCGAGGACTATGCCTATCCGGTCTACGGCGTGCCGTCGGACGAGACTAAGGAGGCCATCCGGCTCTGCGCGCGCCTGGAAGGCATGATCACCGATCCGGTCTACGAGGGTAAGTCCATGCAGGGCATGATCGACCTCGTGAAGAAGGGGTATTTCCCGGTGGGGTCGAAGGTTCTCTACGCGCATCTCGGCGGGGCTCCGGCGATCAACGGCTACGCCTACACGTTCCGCAACGGCTAA
- a CDS encoding ABC transporter substrate-binding protein produces MRLAVIAAALFLPLLLAPVANAGKADDTISIAFSKELEHIDPYFNTAREGVLLGNAVWDGLLYRDPKTGQYVGNLATSWSWVDSTTLELTLRQGVKFHNGEPFDADDVVYTLNYMIDPKNGAKNTVATSWIKQAVKIDQFKVRIITNGPFPAALEYLAGPVIIQPNEYYAAVGPAGVATKPIGTGPYKVVSVEPGKHYVLKRNDDYFAAAKPKAKVETIDIRTIPDINTQMAELFNGTIDLVWQVPSDQADKMAGRGNFQVLNAPTMRVGYLSLDAAGRSGTKNPMTDVRVRQAVYHAINRDGIVKALMKGTTEVINSACSPSQFGCATDVASYSYDPDKAKALLAEAGYPNGFEIDFYAYRDRPLAEAMIGMLAEVGIKANLKYLQYAALREKRIKEGVPMSFLTWGSNSIADASAITSEFFTMGGEDDARDKSLSDLLEKADSSVDPAERKTLYKQALSTIADKAYWVPLWNYSTNYIMSKDVSFTPTPDELVRFYEIGWK; encoded by the coding sequence ATGAGACTAGCTGTTATTGCCGCTGCCCTGTTTTTGCCGCTCCTGCTGGCGCCGGTCGCCAATGCCGGGAAAGCGGACGACACCATCTCGATCGCCTTCTCAAAGGAGCTCGAGCATATCGATCCCTATTTCAACACCGCGCGCGAGGGCGTCCTGCTTGGAAACGCGGTCTGGGATGGTCTTCTCTATCGTGATCCGAAGACGGGACAATATGTCGGCAATCTCGCAACCAGCTGGTCGTGGGTGGATTCGACAACGCTGGAATTGACCCTGCGCCAGGGGGTCAAATTCCACAATGGCGAGCCCTTCGACGCGGACGACGTAGTCTATACGCTGAACTATATGATCGATCCGAAGAATGGCGCCAAGAACACGGTGGCGACCAGCTGGATCAAGCAGGCGGTGAAGATCGATCAGTTCAAGGTCCGCATCATCACCAACGGGCCTTTTCCGGCAGCGCTCGAATATCTCGCGGGGCCTGTCATCATACAGCCGAACGAATATTACGCAGCGGTCGGACCGGCCGGTGTGGCAACCAAGCCGATCGGAACCGGCCCATACAAGGTCGTCAGCGTCGAGCCCGGCAAGCATTATGTGTTGAAGCGCAACGACGATTATTTTGCTGCCGCAAAGCCGAAGGCAAAGGTCGAGACGATCGATATCCGCACGATCCCCGATATCAACACCCAGATGGCCGAACTCTTCAACGGGACGATCGATCTCGTCTGGCAAGTGCCTTCCGATCAGGCCGACAAGATGGCTGGTCGCGGCAATTTCCAGGTCCTCAATGCGCCGACGATGCGCGTCGGCTATCTGTCGCTCGATGCAGCCGGCCGAAGCGGCACGAAAAATCCGATGACCGATGTGCGGGTCCGGCAGGCAGTCTATCACGCTATCAACCGCGACGGCATCGTCAAGGCGCTGATGAAGGGCACGACCGAGGTGATCAACAGCGCCTGCTCGCCAAGCCAGTTCGGCTGCGCCACCGATGTTGCTTCCTATTCCTACGATCCGGACAAGGCCAAGGCGCTTCTGGCGGAGGCCGGTTATCCCAATGGCTTCGAGATCGATTTCTACGCCTATCGCGATCGTCCGTTGGCGGAAGCTATGATCGGCATGCTGGCCGAAGTCGGAATCAAGGCTAATCTCAAATACCTGCAATATGCGGCGCTGCGCGAAAAGCGTATCAAGGAAGGCGTGCCCATGTCCTTTCTGACATGGGGCTCCAACTCGATCGCCGATGCCTCGGCCATCACCAGCGAGTTCTTCACGATGGGCGGTGAAGACGATGCGCGCGACAAGAGCCTGTCGGATCTTCTGGAGAAAGCCGATTCCTCCGTCGATCCGGCCGAGCGCAAGACGCTCTACAAACAGGCGCTCTCGACGATTGCCGACAAGGCCTATTGGGTGCCGCTGTGGAATTATTCCACCAACTACATCATGAGCAAGGACGTCTCCTTCACGCCGACGCCCGATGAGCTGGTTCGCTTCTACGAAATAGGCTGGAAATGA
- a CDS encoding GntR family transcriptional regulator: MSENVVQRLRDEIENGIISNDFAPGERLDEVQLATRFGVSRTPIREALMQLNAIGLVEIRPRRGAIVIDPGPHRIFEMFEVMAEIEGMAGSLAARRLTDADRTAILAAHADCKRSSSAGDSDAYYYDNERFHRAIYAASHNDFLSEQCVALHRRLQPYRRLQLRVRNRVATSFSEHDTVVEALFAGDAERARTLLRQHVSIQGERFSDLVSTLSRR, encoded by the coding sequence ATGTCCGAGAATGTCGTTCAACGCCTGCGCGATGAGATCGAAAACGGCATCATTTCAAACGATTTCGCCCCGGGCGAGCGGTTGGACGAGGTGCAACTGGCCACGCGCTTCGGCGTATCGCGAACGCCGATACGCGAGGCGTTGATGCAGCTGAATGCGATCGGACTGGTGGAAATCCGTCCACGACGCGGCGCAATCGTCATCGATCCGGGGCCGCATCGCATTTTCGAGATGTTCGAGGTGATGGCCGAGATCGAGGGCATGGCCGGCTCGCTGGCGGCGCGGCGGCTGACGGACGCCGATCGCACGGCAATCCTGGCCGCTCATGCCGACTGCAAGCGCTCGTCTTCCGCCGGCGACAGCGACGCCTATTATTACGACAATGAGCGCTTTCACAGGGCGATCTATGCCGCCAGCCACAATGATTTCCTCTCGGAGCAATGCGTGGCGCTACACCGCCGCCTGCAGCCCTATCGGCGACTTCAACTGCGGGTCCGCAATCGTGTCGCCACGTCCTTTTCCGAACATGACACAGTCGTGGAAGCGCTCTTTGCCGGCGACGCGGAGCGTGCGCGCACGCTTCTGCGCCAGCATGTCAGTATCCAGGGCGAGCGCTTCAGCGATCTCGTATCGACCTTGTCGCGCAGGTAG
- a CDS encoding malonate--CoA ligase, translated as MGNHLFDAIRASATSEDAIFIETASGERWTYGDALRLSGQLASAIDALGVRPGDRVAVQVEKSPMALMLYLACVRSGAVYLPLNTAYTLVELDYFIGDAEPRLVVVSPKARTEVEKLAQRYGAIVETLDADGVGSLTDLAREEPADFIDAARAPDDLAAILYTSGTTGRSKGAMLTHDNLLSNALALREYWRVTAADRLIHALPIFHTHGLFVATNVTLVSGASMFLLPKFEPGEILSLMPKATLMMGVPTFYVRLLQHEGLNRDAVASMRLFISGSAPLLTETHISFQQRTGHAILERYGMTETNMNTSNPYDGERRAGTVGFPLPGVTVRIADPATGATLSPDETGMIEIKGPNVFKGYWRMPEKTAAEFTQDRYFISGDLGKIDRDGYVHIVGRGKDLVISGGYNIYPKEVENEIDQLDGVVESAVIGVAHPDFGEGVTAVVVLQRDATLDEKAVLAALQDRLARYKQPKRVIFAEELPRNTMGKVQKNLLRDQLKDLYEKAS; from the coding sequence ATGGGCAATCATCTGTTCGACGCCATCAGGGCGTCCGCTACGTCCGAGGATGCCATTTTCATCGAGACCGCCAGCGGTGAGCGCTGGACCTATGGGGATGCGCTGCGCCTCTCGGGGCAGCTTGCCAGCGCCATCGACGCGCTTGGCGTTCGCCCCGGTGACCGCGTTGCGGTTCAGGTCGAGAAGAGCCCGATGGCTTTGATGCTCTATCTCGCCTGCGTTCGATCAGGAGCGGTCTATCTGCCGCTGAACACCGCTTATACGCTTGTTGAACTTGACTATTTCATCGGCGATGCCGAGCCGAGGCTCGTCGTCGTCTCCCCGAAGGCTCGGACTGAGGTCGAGAAGCTGGCGCAGCGCTATGGCGCGATCGTCGAGACGCTGGATGCGGACGGCGTGGGATCGTTGACGGATCTCGCCCGGGAGGAGCCCGCCGATTTTATCGACGCCGCCCGTGCTCCAGATGATCTCGCCGCGATCCTCTACACATCCGGCACCACCGGCCGTTCCAAGGGCGCCATGCTCACGCATGACAATCTGCTGTCGAATGCACTTGCGCTGCGCGAATATTGGCGCGTGACGGCGGCGGACCGGCTGATCCACGCATTGCCGATCTTCCACACGCATGGCCTCTTCGTCGCGACCAATGTCACGCTGGTTTCCGGCGCATCGATGTTCCTGCTGCCGAAGTTCGAGCCGGGCGAGATCCTGTCGCTGATGCCTAAGGCAACGCTGATGATGGGCGTGCCGACATTCTATGTCAGATTGCTTCAGCACGAGGGATTGAACCGGGACGCTGTCGCCAGCATGCGGCTCTTCATCTCGGGCTCTGCGCCACTTTTGACGGAAACGCATATCTCATTCCAGCAGCGCACCGGTCACGCCATTCTCGAACGCTACGGCATGACCGAGACCAATATGAACACCTCCAACCCCTATGATGGCGAGCGCCGGGCCGGGACGGTCGGCTTTCCGCTGCCAGGTGTCACGGTGAGGATTGCCGATCCGGCCACAGGCGCGACGCTGTCGCCTGACGAGACCGGCATGATTGAGATCAAGGGTCCGAATGTTTTCAAGGGCTATTGGCGCATGCCGGAAAAGACGGCGGCCGAATTCACTCAAGATCGCTATTTCATCAGCGGCGACCTCGGCAAGATCGACAGGGACGGCTATGTCCATATCGTCGGTCGCGGCAAGGACCTGGTGATTTCCGGCGGCTACAACATCTATCCGAAAGAGGTCGAAAACGAGATCGACCAGCTCGACGGCGTCGTCGAAAGCGCGGTGATCGGTGTCGCCCATCCGGATTTCGGCGAAGGCGTGACGGCGGTGGTGGTGTTGCAACGTGATGCGACACTAGACGAGAAGGCCGTGCTTGCCGCGCTGCAGGATCGCCTTGCGCGCTACAAGCAGCCGAAGCGGGTTATCTTTGCCGAGGAACTGCCGCGCAACACGATGGGCAAGGTCCAGAAGAACTTGCTGCGCGACCAGCTCAAGGATCTTTACGAGAAGGCCTCCTGA
- a CDS encoding SLC13 family permease yields MNIQILSIVLLAGMFVIATIQPINMGALAFACAFLIGSLVMSMKAADIFAGFPSDLFLTLVGVTYLFAIAQINGTIDWLIEGAVKLVRGHVAWIPWVMFLVAAIITGFGALGPAAVAILAPVALGFAFQYRISPVMMGLMVIHGAQAGGFSPISVYGGITNQIVQKAELPYAPTSLFLSSFFFNLAIAVLVFFIFGGPKILRKQPAASGPLPDLHPQGVTRAIVGHGGTRAAPISHHVFEVETKEEKALAGLTAERLTTLVGLTALALGALVFKFNVGLVAITVAVVLALLSPKTQKAAIDKVSWSTVLLIAGIITYVGVMEKIGTIDYVAHGISSLGMPLLVALLLCFTGAIVSAFASSTALLGAIIPLAVPFLLQGQISAVGVVAAIAISTTIVDTSPFSTNGALVVANAQESERESVLKTLLIYSALIAIIGPIVAWLVLIVPGLV; encoded by the coding sequence ATGAATATCCAGATCCTGTCGATCGTGCTGCTTGCCGGCATGTTCGTCATTGCCACGATCCAGCCGATCAATATGGGCGCACTCGCTTTCGCCTGCGCCTTCCTGATCGGATCGCTCGTCATGAGCATGAAGGCCGCCGATATCTTCGCGGGCTTTCCAAGCGACCTGTTCCTGACACTGGTCGGCGTCACCTATCTCTTTGCCATCGCGCAGATCAACGGCACGATCGATTGGCTAATCGAAGGCGCGGTCAAGCTGGTGCGCGGACATGTTGCCTGGATTCCTTGGGTCATGTTTCTCGTTGCCGCGATCATCACCGGCTTTGGCGCGCTTGGCCCGGCAGCCGTCGCCATCCTTGCGCCGGTCGCGCTTGGGTTCGCATTCCAATATCGCATCAGCCCGGTGATGATGGGGCTGATGGTGATCCATGGCGCGCAGGCCGGCGGCTTCTCGCCCATAAGCGTCTATGGCGGCATCACCAACCAGATCGTCCAGAAGGCGGAGCTGCCTTACGCGCCGACATCGCTGTTCCTGTCGAGCTTCTTCTTCAACCTCGCCATCGCGGTCTTGGTCTTCTTCATCTTCGGTGGCCCGAAGATTCTGCGCAAGCAGCCGGCGGCGTCCGGTCCCTTGCCGGACCTGCATCCTCAAGGCGTGACGCGAGCCATCGTCGGCCATGGCGGCACGCGCGCGGCCCCCATCAGCCATCATGTCTTTGAGGTAGAAACGAAGGAAGAGAAGGCGCTTGCCGGTCTGACGGCGGAGCGGCTGACGACGCTGGTCGGCCTGACCGCACTGGCGCTTGGTGCGCTGGTCTTCAAATTCAATGTCGGTCTGGTGGCGATCACCGTCGCCGTTGTGCTTGCTCTCTTGTCGCCGAAGACCCAGAAGGCGGCGATCGATAAGGTCAGCTGGTCGACTGTGCTCCTGATCGCCGGCATCATCACCTATGTCGGCGTCATGGAGAAGATCGGAACGATCGACTATGTCGCGCACGGCATTTCAAGCCTCGGGATGCCGCTGCTGGTGGCGCTGCTTCTGTGCTTCACGGGCGCCATCGTCTCCGCTTTCGCCTCATCGACCGCGCTTCTCGGCGCCATCATCCCGCTTGCCGTGCCTTTCCTGTTGCAGGGGCAGATCAGCGCCGTCGGCGTCGTCGCGGCCATCGCGATCTCCACCACCATCGTCGATACCAGCCCGTTCTCGACCAATGGCGCGCTGGTCGTCGCCAATGCACAGGAAAGCGAGCGCGAGAGCGTGCTGAAAACCTTGCTGATCTACAGCGCCCTGATTGCCATCATCGGCCCGATCGTTGCCTGGCTTGTCCTGATCGTGCCGGGACTTGTGTGA
- a CDS encoding Lrp/AsnC family transcriptional regulator yields MASELDRIDLKMLRLLQKNGRLSNAELAQSVDVSPATCHRRTQRLFEEGYIKTVRAMIEPQKVGRGALVMVGVVLDRSTPESFGAFEKAVAKLSFVLDCNLVAGDFDYFLKIRVGDMADFNRIHGTQLIALPGVRQTRTFFVMKEVVDNALLEF; encoded by the coding sequence ATGGCCTCTGAACTGGACCGTATCGACCTTAAAATGCTCCGCCTGCTGCAGAAGAACGGGCGGCTCAGCAATGCCGAACTCGCGCAATCGGTCGATGTCAGCCCGGCAACCTGCCATCGCCGCACGCAGCGTCTGTTCGAGGAGGGCTACATCAAGACCGTGCGGGCGATGATAGAGCCACAAAAGGTTGGCCGTGGTGCCCTGGTCATGGTTGGCGTGGTGCTTGACCGGTCGACGCCCGAGAGCTTTGGCGCATTCGAAAAAGCCGTTGCCAAATTGAGCTTCGTTCTCGACTGCAATCTCGTTGCCGGCGATTTCGATTATTTCCTGAAGATCCGCGTCGGCGACATGGCCGATTTCAACCGCATTCACGGCACACAATTGATTGCCCTGCCCGGCGTGCGCCAGACCCGCACCTTCTTCGTCATGAAGGAAGTCGTCGATAATGCATTGCTGGAGTTCTAG
- a CDS encoding ABC transporter permease, protein MLKFVLTKIGMAALVALTVSFISFILLFMAGDPAIAIAGEGAPAETIAAIRSQYGFDQPLMLQYVEWLMRALSGDFGMSYYFKQPVSGMIADRLPVTMMIGFLGMSFALLLAIPMGVLAAAFPNTIIDRLALGIAVVGQAIPSFWFGLILIVIFSVNLGLVPASGTGSWTGYILPTIVLGYYATPAIMRLTRAGMLEVLSSDYIRTARAKGLKPRQVLFKHALRNAIIPVVSLSAVQLGFMFGGSVVVETIFALHGAGFLAWESISRNDLPTMQALILIFAMFYIVFTFLADVLNAWLDPRLRTA, encoded by the coding sequence ATGCTGAAATTTGTCCTGACCAAAATCGGTATGGCGGCGCTGGTGGCGCTGACTGTGTCCTTCATCAGCTTCATTCTTCTGTTCATGGCGGGCGATCCGGCTATCGCGATTGCCGGCGAGGGCGCCCCGGCGGAGACAATCGCCGCTATCCGCAGCCAATACGGCTTCGATCAGCCATTGATGCTCCAATATGTCGAGTGGCTGATGCGGGCGCTTTCCGGCGATTTCGGCATGAGCTACTATTTCAAGCAGCCGGTCTCCGGAATGATTGCCGACAGGCTCCCGGTGACCATGATGATCGGCTTTCTCGGCATGAGTTTCGCGCTGCTGCTGGCGATCCCGATGGGAGTCCTTGCCGCCGCCTTTCCCAATACCATCATCGACCGGCTGGCACTTGGCATCGCGGTCGTCGGGCAGGCGATCCCGAGCTTCTGGTTCGGCTTGATCCTGATCGTGATCTTCTCTGTCAATCTCGGCCTGGTGCCGGCTTCGGGAACCGGCAGCTGGACTGGCTATATCCTGCCCACGATTGTTCTTGGCTACTACGCGACGCCCGCCATCATGCGGCTTACCCGCGCCGGCATGCTGGAAGTCCTGTCTTCCGACTATATTCGGACCGCCCGGGCCAAGGGCCTGAAGCCACGGCAGGTACTGTTCAAGCATGCCTTGCGCAACGCCATTATCCCGGTCGTCAGCCTGAGCGCCGTGCAGTTGGGCTTCATGTTCGGCGGCTCGGTCGTGGTGGAGACGATCTTCGCGCTGCATGGTGCGGGATTCCTTGCCTGGGAATCGATCTCACGCAACGACCTGCCGACCATGCAGGCACTGATCCTGATTTTCGCGATGTTCTACATCGTCTTCACCTTTCTGGCCGACGTCTTGAACGCATGGCTCGATCCCCGATTGAGGACCGCCTGA
- a CDS encoding GntR family transcriptional regulator: MIHNKPSAADALYERIETLIAEGVFKDGERLDEVRLAGDFGVSRTPLREALRLLSSTGLVELIPNRGAFVRQPSFTRLVEMFEVMAEVEAWCARLAASRITKAQVLLLRQTASACEAALQVQDYHRYYAENAAFHNMIYEASGNGFLAEEARNLQRRLKPFRRAQLSFGDRLSQSMSEHREILVALEAGDVARAETVMRDHIQVQSSTYEEYRLSITDASTAERSAS; this comes from the coding sequence ATGATTCACAACAAACCATCCGCGGCGGACGCGCTTTACGAACGCATCGAAACCCTGATTGCCGAGGGGGTCTTCAAGGATGGCGAGCGCCTGGACGAGGTGCGCCTCGCCGGCGATTTCGGTGTGTCGCGCACGCCGCTTCGCGAAGCCCTGCGCCTGCTCTCGTCGACCGGACTGGTCGAGCTTATTCCCAACCGCGGCGCTTTCGTGCGGCAGCCGAGCTTCACGCGTCTCGTGGAAATGTTCGAGGTAATGGCGGAAGTCGAGGCCTGGTGCGCGCGGCTTGCTGCCAGCCGTATCACCAAGGCGCAGGTGTTGCTCCTGCGCCAGACGGCATCCGCCTGCGAGGCAGCCCTGCAGGTACAAGACTACCATCGCTACTACGCCGAGAACGCCGCGTTTCACAACATGATCTACGAAGCCTCCGGAAATGGTTTTCTCGCCGAAGAGGCGCGCAATCTGCAACGGCGCCTGAAGCCGTTTCGCAGGGCGCAACTGTCGTTTGGCGACCGGCTTTCCCAATCGATGAGCGAGCATCGCGAAATCCTGGTGGCGCTCGAGGCGGGCGATGTCGCACGGGCCGAAACAGTGATGCGCGACCATATCCAGGTGCAAAGCAGCACCTATGAGGAGTACCGCCTGTCGATAACCGACGCTTCGACGGCCGAGCGTTCCGCCTCCTAG
- a CDS encoding LLM class flavin-dependent oxidoreductase: protein MKKIGFLSFGHWTPSPQSQTRSASDALLQSIDLAVAAEELGADGAYFRVHHFARQLASPFPLLAAVGAKTSRIEIGTAVIDMRYENPLYMAEDAGSADLIAGGRLQLGISRGSPEQVIDGWRHFGYAPPEGESEADMARRHAEVLLDVLQGEGFAQPNPRPMFPNPPGPLRLEPHSEGLRERIWWGASSNATALWAAKLGMNLQSSTLKDDESGLPFHVQQADQIRVYREAWKAAGHKREPRVSVSRSIFALVTDRDRAYFGNGNQGEDKIGFIDDKTRAIFGRSYAAEPEALIKELAEDEAIAEADTLLLTVPNQLGVDYNVHVIEAILAHVAPALGWR from the coding sequence ATGAAGAAAATCGGATTCCTCTCGTTCGGGCACTGGACGCCCTCGCCCCAATCACAGACGCGGTCGGCATCCGACGCGCTTCTGCAATCCATCGACCTTGCCGTCGCGGCTGAGGAACTGGGGGCGGACGGGGCCTATTTTCGCGTCCATCATTTCGCCCGACAGCTCGCTTCACCCTTCCCGCTGCTGGCAGCCGTCGGCGCCAAGACCAGCCGCATCGAGATCGGCACGGCTGTCATCGACATGCGCTATGAAAACCCGCTCTACATGGCAGAAGATGCAGGCTCGGCCGATCTCATCGCCGGCGGGCGTCTGCAGCTCGGCATCAGCCGTGGTTCTCCCGAGCAGGTCATCGACGGATGGCGCCACTTCGGCTATGCACCGCCCGAAGGCGAGAGCGAAGCCGACATGGCCCGGCGTCATGCGGAAGTCCTGCTCGATGTGCTGCAAGGCGAAGGCTTTGCCCAACCGAACCCACGGCCGATGTTCCCCAATCCTCCGGGCCCCCTGCGCCTCGAGCCACACTCAGAAGGTCTGCGCGAGCGGATCTGGTGGGGCGCAAGCTCGAATGCCACAGCGCTCTGGGCAGCCAAGCTCGGGATGAACCTGCAAAGCTCCACGCTCAAGGACGACGAGAGCGGGCTTCCGTTCCACGTCCAGCAAGCCGACCAGATCAGGGTGTATCGCGAAGCATGGAAGGCGGCCGGCCACAAGCGCGAGCCGCGCGTGTCGGTCAGCCGCAGCATCTTCGCGCTGGTGACGGATCGAGACCGCGCCTACTTCGGAAATGGCAACCAGGGTGAAGACAAAATCGGCTTCATCGACGACAAGACCCGGGCGATCTTCGGCCGCAGCTATGCGGCCGAACCCGAAGCTCTGATCAAGGAACTGGCAGAGGACGAAGCCATAGCGGAAGCCGACACGCTGCTCCTAACCGTCCCGAACCAGCTCGGCGTGGATTACAACGTGCATGTGATCGAGGCGATCCTGGCTCACGTCGCCCCCGCCCTCGGCTGGCGCTAG
- a CDS encoding malonyl-CoA decarboxylase, with translation MAGISFFSDMMQSITDRGRRLLAVGTRAEPVQAETTLETLCNMLLSSRGEASGMALAAEILQRWAELGPTGQRDFMLMLHEQFGPDVGKLDKAIDRYRSDRNSNTLIELHQAAEPRRQELVRRLNLAPKGTAKLVEMRERLLGMKDATEQMRAVDADFAHLFGSWFNRGFLTLRPIDWSTPADLLEKIIKYEAVHEIAGWDELRRRLVPPDRRCFAFFHPRLADDPLIFVEVALTTAIPSTITDVLDESRSPIAAQNATTAVFYSISNCQEGLRGISFGNFLIKQVVEDLRRDLPGLKTFVTLSPVPGFAGWLARLRKAEDAGLSEQTLETLDLLDEPDWTDDPERSQAVKAVLLPLAARYFVKEQGHGKRPVDPVARFHLGNGARLERLNFLADRSQKAMRQSHGLMVNYLYKLDDIEKNHEALAQHGEVAASPEVKKLAEAAVTDAGPGGPIRRRHGEMQKT, from the coding sequence ATGGCAGGCATCTCCTTCTTCAGCGACATGATGCAAAGCATCACGGATCGCGGTCGCAGACTGCTCGCGGTGGGCACACGCGCCGAGCCGGTTCAAGCGGAGACGACGCTCGAAACCCTGTGCAATATGCTTCTGTCGAGCCGGGGCGAAGCCTCGGGCATGGCGCTGGCCGCCGAAATCCTTCAGCGCTGGGCTGAACTCGGTCCCACTGGCCAGCGAGATTTCATGCTGATGCTGCATGAGCAATTCGGCCCCGATGTCGGCAAACTGGACAAGGCGATCGATCGCTACCGCAGCGACAGGAATTCGAACACGCTCATTGAGTTACACCAAGCGGCCGAGCCACGTCGTCAGGAGTTGGTGCGCAGGCTCAATCTTGCGCCCAAGGGGACGGCAAAGCTGGTGGAGATGCGCGAACGGCTGCTTGGCATGAAGGATGCGACGGAGCAGATGCGTGCCGTGGACGCCGATTTCGCTCATCTCTTCGGATCCTGGTTCAATCGCGGCTTCCTGACGCTTCGTCCGATCGACTGGTCGACGCCGGCCGATCTTCTGGAGAAGATTATCAAATACGAGGCCGTGCACGAGATTGCCGGCTGGGATGAACTGCGACGACGGCTGGTGCCGCCTGATCGCCGCTGCTTCGCCTTCTTCCATCCGCGTCTTGCCGACGATCCGCTGATCTTCGTCGAGGTGGCGCTGACCACGGCGATCCCTTCCACGATTACGGACGTGCTTGACGAAAGCCGGTCTCCGATCGCTGCCCAGAATGCGACGACGGCGGTCTTCTACTCCATCTCCAATTGCCAGGAGGGGCTGCGCGGCATCTCGTTCGGCAATTTCCTGATCAAGCAGGTGGTGGAAGATTTGCGTCGGGATCTGCCCGGCCTGAAGACTTTCGTGACTTTGTCACCCGTTCCGGGGTTTGCCGGCTGGCTGGCACGGTTGCGCAAGGCTGAGGATGCTGGCCTCAGCGAGCAGACGCTGGAAACCTTGGACCTGCTCGATGAGCCGGACTGGACAGATGATCCCGAGCGATCGCAGGCCGTCAAGGCTGTGCTCTTGCCGCTCGCGGCGCGCTATTTCGTCAAGGAGCAGGGTCACGGCAAGCGGCCGGTCGATCCGGTCGCTCGTTTTCATCTGGGCAACGGCGCCCGCCTGGAGCGGCTGAACTTCCTTGCCGATCGTTCCCAGAAGGCAATGCGCCAGTCCCACGGCCTGATGGTCAACTATCTTTACAAGCTGGATGATATCGAGAAAAACCACGAGGCTCTTGCGCAACACGGCGAGGTCGCGGCCTCGCCGGAAGTGAAGAAATTGGCAGAGGCCGCCGTGACCGATGCTGGTCCTGGCGGCCCGATCCGTCGGCGTCATGGCGAAATGCAAAAGACCTGA